A single window of Larimichthys crocea isolate SSNF chromosome XII, L_crocea_2.0, whole genome shotgun sequence DNA harbors:
- the sox8 gene encoding transcription factor SOX-8 has product MLKMTEEHDKCVNDQPCSPSGTNSSMSQDESDSDAPSSPTGSDGQGSLLTGLGKKLDSEDDDRFPACIRDAVSQVLKGYDWSLVPMPVRGNGSLKSKPHVKRPMNAFMVWAQAARRKLADQYPHLHNAELSKTLGKLWRLLSESEKRPFVEEAERLRVQHKKDHPDYKYQPRRRKNVKPGQSDSDSGAELAHHMYKAEPGMGGLAGINDGHHHPEHAGQPHGPPTPPTTPKTDLHHGVKQDLKHEGRRLVDSSRQNIDFSNVDISELSTDVISNMEAFDVHEFDQYLPLNGHASGSSTLPSEHSHGQPPAPGGSYTSSYSHAGANGSAWSRKSTMSSSPSASEVGQHRLHIKTEQLSPSHYSEHSHRSPSHSDYSSYSSQACVTSATSAASAAASFSSSQCDYTDIQSSNYYNPYSGYPSSLYQYPYFHSSRRPYGSPILNSLSMAPAHSPTASSWDQPVYTTLSRP; this is encoded by the exons atgttaaaaatgacagagGAGCATGACAAGTGTGTCAACGACCAGCCGTGCAGTCCATCCGGCACAAACAGCTCCATGTCCCAGGACGAGTCCGACTCCGACGCGCCGTCCTCACCGACGGGCTCCGACGGTCAAGGATCCCTGCTCACCGGTTTGGGCAAGAAACTGGACTCCGAGGATGACGACCGGTTCCCAGCTTGCATACGGGATGCCGTCTCTCAGGTCCTAAAAGGATACGACTGGTCCTTGGTGCCCATGCCCGTGAGAGGGAATGGATCACTGAAGAGTAAACCTCACGTCAAGAGACCCATGAATGCGTTCATGGTTTGGGCGCAAGCGGCCCGCAGAAAGCTGGCGGATCAGTATCCACACCTGCACAACGCCGAGCTGAGCAAGACTCTGGGAAAACTGTGGCG TTTGCTCTCAGAAAGTGAGAAGAGGCCATTTgtagaggaagcagagaggctTCGGGTTCAGCACAAGAAAGATCATCCAGACTACAAGTACCAGCCCCGGCGACGGAAGAATGTGAAACCAGGCCAGAGCGACTCAGACTCAGGAGCAGAACTGGCACATCACATGTATAAAGCTGAACCAGGCATGGGAGGACTGGCGGGGATTAATGATGGACACCACCACCCTGAACATGCAG GGCAGCCACATGGTCCCCCTACACCGCCCACTACTCCCAAAACAGACCTGCACCACGGGGTGAAGCAGGATCTGAAACATGAAGGCCGTCGTCTTGTTGACAGCAGCAGGCAAAACATTGACTTCAGCAACGTCGACATCTCAGAGCTCAGCACCGATGTCATCAGCAACATGGAGGCCTTCGATGTGCACGAGTTTGACCAGTACCTCCCGCTCAACGGCCACGCCTCAGGCTCCTCCACCCTGCCTTCAGAGCACAGCCACGGGCAGCCTCCAGCGCCTGGTGGCTCTTACACTTCCTCATACAGCCACGCCGGTGCCAACGGGTCAGCATGGAGCCGCAAGAGCACCatgtcctcctctccctctgccagCGAGGTGGGCCAGCATCGGCTCCACATTAAAACAGAGCAACTGAGCCCCAGCCACTACAGCGAGCACTCCCACAGGTCACCCTCACACTCCGATTACAGCTCCTACAGTAGCCAGGCCTGTGTCACCTCAGCCACATCAGCTGCCTCGGCTGCAGCATCTTTCTCCAGCTCCCAGTGTGACTATACTGACATCCAGAGCTCCAACTATTACAACCCTTACTCTGGCTATCCTTCTAGCCTCTACCAGTACCCTTACTTCCACTCATCCAGACGGCCCTACGGCAGCCCCATCCTCAACAGTCTGTCCATGGCTCCTGCCCACAGCCCCACCGCCTCCAGCTGGGACCAGCCCGTCTACACCACGCTGTCTCGGCCTTAA